From the genome of Novosphingobium sp. P6W:
ATCGCAGGTGGTTTCGTAAATGGCGCAAATGCCACGAAACCAGGCGGTTCCGAAGGTCATCATGTCACGAACGTCGCTGTCGTCGTGATAGGTCAGAAGCACCCAGTCGCCGCTGCAGCCGCGGATCTCGCCGATCCGGTAGACTTCGGTCAGCCATCTGTCGCCAAGGTCGACGATGCGCGGCGAGGCGGCATCCGGCAGCAGATAGCCGCGCGCGGACTGCACGCCGATCTTCACGGTGTCGGACGAGACCCACCCTTCTCCCGCGTAGACCTCGCGGTGAGGATGGCCGGCCTGCTCGTTCTGCGCATCGGACGCATGGGCGATGTGCAGCCAGCCGGGAGCGGTGCCGATCACATCGAGATAGACCGGATAGTCGCGCGTCTGGTCAGGGGCGGGCAGCGTGCCGAGGAGCGCAGACTTGTCGTCGGGCGCGGCCATGACGCGCACCGCCCCGCCCTCCCAGCGTTGCCATGCACCGAACACGCACTGCGTCGGCCCAGTCGGCACGTTCGCCTGCGGCGGCAGTGGACCGAGCCTGCGCGCCAAAGCCGGAGCTTGCGCAGCCAGAAGCGCGATGACTGATACGGCCACGGTGACAAGCCGGCTCATGACGGGCACGACCCGGCAAGGACGCGCGAACCACCCCTGCCGTTGTACCAGCGCGACTGCGCGCCGGTTGCCGAATAACAGACCCGCGTACGATTGCTGGCCGGGTTGAAGTAGATCGCCCAGTTGCGCCGGTCGCAGGCATGCTGCTGACAGCCGATGACGACGAGCTCCGCGTTCTCACGCTTGACCTGGGGAAACGGGCTGCCCTTAGCATCAAGCAGCCATGCGCGCGCCTTGGGATCGCTCACCGCGCGCGTCACCGCCGCGCGAACCGCCGGGTGGTCGAGGAAGCTGACGCCGTCCACCTTGTCGAAGGGATACTTGCCGACATAGGCCTCCACCGGCGGCGCCTTTGCAGGCGGAGCGGCAAGGGCGGCGGCACTTGCAAGGAAGGTCAGCGCCGTAACCGCGATACGTGTGGCAATCATTGACCGGTTCATTCCATGTCGGCCTGCCGGCGCTTCATGTGCAGTAGGAAGCCGTGGAGCAGTTCGGTAGACAGGCCGTGCAGCACCAGCCGGAAGCCCGCACGCAAGGTGGAGTGCGGCACCAGCGGATGGCCGTTAACGATCATCGCGAGGTGCTTTTCCTCTCCCGTCAGCCGCGCGGCGTAAAGGCCGATGGTCTCGTCCAGCTGCAGCGAGTTCGTGGCCCGCCAGAAATCGCGGTCCGTGAGGAACATCGCATAAGCGGGGGTGTAGCACTCGATGGCGGTCTGAAGGTCGATTACGTTGAAGCCGCCACGCGGCAGTTCCTCCAGCTCGACATCCTCGGCGATGGCGGAGAAGTCGATCCGCGCCACCTTTTCGATGTCCTTGCCGCGCCGGTCCAGTTCGGCGTTCAGGCCGATCAGGTAGTTGTAGATGTTGAGGTCGTGGTTGAGGAACAGGTTGGCGCGCACGTCGTCGATGCGGCGCGGGGTCATCGGCTCCAACTGCGGGTGAAAGCCCGGCGTCGCATTGTCCGAGATGAAGCGCAGGATCTGCGCGCCCAGATGGAAGTGCCGCAGGATCAGCCGGTTGGCGTCGGGGGTGAGGAAGTGCTTCATCCCGAAGGCTATGCTGGCGTGCAGGAAGCGCGGGGCATGCGGCCAGCGCGGCGTCACGGTATGGACGAGCTGCGCGATGACGATCCACATCCGCGCGAAAGGTCGCACGATGGGCAACAGGAACTGGCGGCTGCGCGAACGCTGGTCGCGGATCAGCGCGGCCTTGGCCGCAGGCGCGATCGGCAGCGAGCGGTCCATTGACAGCGCCAGCCACGGATCGGGATCGCTGCGGTCCCAGCTGTCTAGGCCGGGGATGTCTTCAGACATTGTCGAGTTCTTCCAGCTGCAACCGGTAGAGCCGCGCGACGATGCGGGCATGGCGTACCACCGCCGTTGCCGTGGCAGCATCGATGACCGCCATCGCCAGCGCGCGGTCGAACATTTCCAGATGGTCCTCGTCGTTCTCGCCGTGATAGGCCAGGAAGCTGACGGCATCTTCGTCCAGTGCCAGCTGCGCGCGGATCGCCTCGGCCCATGGCCCGGCCATGCGGTTGCCCAGGCCCTCGATCACGAACATCGCGCCGAGCAGCCCGACCGGGTTCGCCTGCGACGCTGCATGGAACATGAAGGCCGAAAGCGCTTCGGAGCCGATGTTCTTGACCCCGTACCGGATCGCCTCGCGCGCGCCGCCGGCAGCGACGTAGTTGTCCT
Proteins encoded in this window:
- a CDS encoding iron-containing redox enzyme family protein, whose translation is MTEVLEVADLETGHLEAAHRGLARVWIEFESGLAQVPVIARLLSRRLRIEDYRSLLFNLRQQVVDGGRWISRAASNVEHEDLRSLFIRHAAAEHRDYRMLEDNYVAAGGAREAIRYGVKNIGSEALSAFMFHAASQANPVGLLGAMFVIEGLGNRMAGPWAEAIRAQLALDEDAVSFLAYHGENDEDHLEMFDRALAMAVIDAATATAVVRHARIVARLYRLQLEELDNV